The proteins below come from a single Zea mays cultivar B73 chromosome 8, Zm-B73-REFERENCE-NAM-5.0, whole genome shotgun sequence genomic window:
- the LOC103637499 gene encoding apoptosis-inducing factor homolog A → MVEPSFAERSLIYHKDYLSDATIVTSSAVNITEHVVLTVDGHSLPYDYLIIATGHALASPASRAERINEFQRDNGKIESSESVLIIGGGPTGVELAGEIVVDYPGKRVTLIHRGPRLLEFIGDKASKKCLDWLTSKKVDVLLQQSVDLGSLSDTEKVYKTSDGETVTADCHFVCIGKPLSSSWLHDTILKESLDSKGRVMVEKDLRVKGFNNIFAIGDITDIPGVFGSKD, encoded by the exons ATGGTCGAACCGTCCTTTGCTGAGAGATCGTTGATCTACCACAAAGATTACCTCAGCGATGCGACCATCGTGACATCTTCTGCGGTCAATATCACTGAACACGTTGTCCTGACTGTTGACGGCCACTCTCTTCCATATGATTATCTCATCATAGCGACTGGCCATGCTTTGGCTTCTCCTGCCAGCAGAGCTGAAAGGATAAATGAATTCCAGAGAG ATAATGGGAAGATAGAGTCATCAGAATCTGTGCTGATAATTGGGGGTGGTCCAACTGGTGTTGAACTGGCTGGAGAGATTGTGGTAGACTACCCAGGGAAGAGGGTGACCCTTATCCATAGAGGACCGCGTTTACTCGAATTCATTGGAGATAAGGCTTCAAAGAAGTGCCTTGATTGGCTTACTTCGAAGAAAGTAGACGTGCTCCTTCAGCAATCGGTTGACTTGGGCTCATTATCAGACACAGAGAAGGTGTACAAGACATCAGACGGAGAAACAGTAACAGCTGATTGCCACTTTGTATGCATTGGAAAGCCACTGAGTTCGTCGTGGCTACATGATACCATCCTAAAGGAATCCTTGGACAGCAAGGGGAGAGTAATGGTGGAAAAGGATTTAAGAGTGAAAGGTTTTAATAACATTTTCGCGATTGGTGACATCACAGATATTCCT ggggtgtttggttccaaGGACTAA